CAACGGAGACTCGGTGCACGCGGGGCTCCTCCAGCAGCGTCCCTATCTCGCGCGGGCGTTCTTCCACCAGGACGTTCCGATCGGACCCCGGAGTCCCGGCCCCTCGCCGACGGACGGGGAATCGACCGAACGCGACCTTGGCGCGTTCCTCACCGGCACGGATTCGCGCTTCCGCGTTCCGGGGCAAGGCTCCCGCCTCGAGATCACCGTCGGCAAGGTTTCGCTCCCGGATTTCATGGGCTCGAACGACGTCGCCGGCGACACGCACCACCGCCTCATGAATCTGGCGCTCATCACGGACGGTTCCTGGGACTACGCGGCCGACGCGCGCGGCTATACGTGGGGGGCGATCGTCGAGCTCCACCTCGAGAGCCCGGCCATCGCGGTACGGTTCGGAAGCTTCGCGCTTCCGCGGGAGGCCAACGGGCTCGAGCTCGACCACGACTATCCCCGCGCGCGCGGGGACAACCTCGAGCTCGAATGGGATTTCGATCCGGAATCCTCCGGCGTCGCGAAGGTCCTCGCCTGGGAGAATCGGGGCCGAATGGGGAACTACGAGGAGGCGCTCGCCGAGGCCGGCTCCGGCGCTCCCGACATCACCGCCGCGCGCGCGAAGGGACGGACCAAGCGCGGGATCGGCGTGAACCTCCAGCGCAGCTTCGCGAAGGAGTGGGGCGTGTTCCTCCGGGGCGGCGGCAACGACGGGCGCAACGAAACGTTCTGCTACACCGAGATCGACCGGTCGTTCTCGGCGGGGGTTTCCCATCCCGGGACGTTCTGGCGCCGACCCGAAGACACGGTCACCGTGGGCGTCGTCGGCGACGGTCTGTCCGCCGCGCACCGGCGGTATCTCGCCCGCGGCGGCGTCGGTTTCCAGCTCGGCGACGGCCGCCTCGACTACGCCCACGAGATCGTCGCCGAGGCGAACTACGACGCGCCGGTCGGCCGGGCCACGTCGGTCGGGCTGGACGTCCAGCGCGTGTGGAACCCCGGATACAACGCGGACCGCGGACCGATCATGGTCTACGGCGTGCGCCTCCACCTGCACCGGCCGTAGACGATCATTCCGCCTTTCCGCTGCCCGGCTCGTACTTCCACGCCGTCTCGTGCGCGGCGCCCTCGGCGAACCGCACGTCGACGTAGTCCTCGAACGGGATCTTCCGGTCGAGGACGCCGGTCTCGATCATGAGGTCGCGGACCATGTCGAAGTCGGGCTTGCGCGGCGAGAGCCGGGTGTAGATCACCCGGTCGAGCGGCTTGGTGAGCGCGTGGCGCAGGACCTCGGGCCGCTGGTGAAAGTAGTAGCGAGCGACGAAGTCCGCTGCGTGCTCGCGGTTCGGCTTCCCCTCGTCGAGCCAGAGGCCCGATCGCGCGATGCCGTCGACGAGCACCTGGACGGCCCGCGGACGCGTGTCGATCACGTCCTGCCGCACGACGACGACGCACGACATGTAGTCGGGCCAGTACTCGCGGGCCTGGAAGAGGACGCGGCCGAACCCGCCGAGCTCCGCCTGCGACGGATAGGGCTCCCCCATCGAGAACGCGTCGATCGCGCCGGCCGCGAGCGCGCCCGCGACGTCCGGCGGCGCCATCTCGATCATCCTGACGTCCTTTCCCGACATGCCGTTCTGCTTCAACGCCTTGAAGACGATCAGCCGCTCGTCGGAGAACCGGCTCGGAATCGCGATCGTCTTCCCGGCGAGGTCGCGCACGGAATGGATCGGCCCGTCCTTCCGGACGACCACGGCGCTCCCATAGCGGTGCCCGAGGTAGACAATCTTGATCGGAACGCCCTGCGCGCGCAGCGCGATCGCCATCGGCGCGACCATGAACCCGACCTGCATCCGGTCGGAGATGAGCGCCTCCTTGATTTCGGGAAACCCCTGGAACATCCGCGGGATGAACAAGTTCCCGTCCAGGGAGAAGCGCGAGATGAAGTCGGTGACCGGACACGCCAGGTGGCAGGTGACCGGGATGTACGCGACGTTGAGCTTCCGTTTGGCGGGCGGAAGGCGGTCGTTCAACGCCGCCGACCAGTCGACGTTGAGGGCCAGATGGGCCGCGCTGATCGCGACGATCCAGGCCGCGATCGCGGCGAACACGAGACGCCGGGCGCGATTCGGCCGGGCGGGCCCGGGTGTCATGCGCCCTCCGCGCGGAAGCCCCAGCGCAGCGCGCGGAGGCGAGCGAGCCGGGAGACCGCCACGTTCAACGCGAGCCCGATGACGCCGATCAGGACCATCGCCGCCACGACGAGGTCGTAGCGCTTGCCCGCGTTGCGCGAGTCGATCACGAGGTAGCCGAGCCCCGAGTTGACCGCAATCATCTCCGCGGCGACCACGACGAGCCAGGCGATCCCGAGAGCGATGCGGATCCCCC
This genomic window from Thermoanaerobaculia bacterium contains:
- a CDS encoding carbohydrate porin, with protein sequence MHPTRRVILPVALAACAAPLLARPPADEPPRADFGYQATTITQDAPSFRDPYEGPRSFRSEGSGQFSTTLSISIFTGLRLWKNAWISIDPEFLVGHGPGGGTGLGAFVNGDSVHAGLLQQRPYLARAFFHQDVPIGPRSPGPSPTDGESTERDLGAFLTGTDSRFRVPGQGSRLEITVGKVSLPDFMGSNDVAGDTHHRLMNLALITDGSWDYAADARGYTWGAIVELHLESPAIAVRFGSFALPREANGLELDHDYPRARGDNLELEWDFDPESSGVAKVLAWENRGRMGNYEEALAEAGSGAPDITAARAKGRTKRGIGVNLQRSFAKEWGVFLRGGGNDGRNETFCYTEIDRSFSAGVSHPGTFWRRPEDTVTVGVVGDGLSAAHRRYLARGGVGFQLGDGRLDYAHEIVAEANYDAPVGRATSVGLDVQRVWNPGYNADRGPIMVYGVRLHLHRP
- a CDS encoding ABC transporter substrate-binding protein, with translation MTPGPARPNRARRLVFAAIAAWIVAISAAHLALNVDWSAALNDRLPPAKRKLNVAYIPVTCHLACPVTDFISRFSLDGNLFIPRMFQGFPEIKEALISDRMQVGFMVAPMAIALRAQGVPIKIVYLGHRYGSAVVVRKDGPIHSVRDLAGKTIAIPSRFSDERLIVFKALKQNGMSGKDVRMIEMAPPDVAGALAAGAIDAFSMGEPYPSQAELGGFGRVLFQAREYWPDYMSCVVVVRQDVIDTRPRAVQVLVDGIARSGLWLDEGKPNREHAADFVARYYFHQRPEVLRHALTKPLDRVIYTRLSPRKPDFDMVRDLMIETGVLDRKIPFEDYVDVRFAEGAAHETAWKYEPGSGKAE